The Sphingobium aromaticiconvertens genome has a segment encoding these proteins:
- the purN gene encoding phosphoribosylglycinamide formyltransferase, with protein MSKAKVAVLISGRGSNMAALLYAAKAGTCPYEIVLVAANDPDAAGLTLAAAEGIATFGQSHKGIKRAEFDAIIDAQLRKAGAQFVALAGYMRLLSPEFVGKWAGRMLNIHPSLLPKYKGLDTHQRAMDAGDSHAGCSVHVVTAELDDGPVLGQTPVAILPGDTIDTLAARILIAEHQLYSRTLADFVMRERTPDYLLDRVRALALALPQVDEVTSHGMPCFGIEKGKKFAYFTQDHHGDGVLAIIVKTSAPEEQAMLIENDPDLFYRPAYFGTAGWVGIRLDGDEVDWDHIAERLARSWRTVAPRKLTGLMDAADAF; from the coding sequence ATGTCGAAGGCTAAAGTCGCCGTCCTGATCTCCGGCCGTGGGTCCAACATGGCGGCGCTGCTCTATGCGGCGAAGGCTGGGACATGCCCCTATGAAATCGTGCTGGTCGCGGCCAACGACCCGGATGCAGCCGGGCTGACGCTGGCCGCCGCCGAAGGGATCGCGACCTTCGGGCAAAGCCACAAAGGCATCAAGCGCGCCGAGTTCGATGCCATCATCGACGCGCAGCTTCGCAAAGCGGGCGCGCAGTTCGTGGCGCTGGCGGGCTATATGCGGCTGCTCTCGCCCGAATTTGTAGGCAAATGGGCGGGGCGGATGCTGAACATCCATCCCAGCCTGTTGCCCAAATATAAGGGCCTGGACACGCATCAACGCGCGATGGATGCGGGCGACAGCCATGCGGGCTGTTCTGTCCATGTGGTAACAGCGGAGCTGGACGACGGCCCCGTACTGGGCCAGACGCCGGTTGCGATATTGCCGGGCGACACAATCGACACGCTGGCGGCCCGCATCCTGATTGCCGAGCATCAGCTTTATTCACGCACGCTGGCCGATTTCGTGATGCGTGAGCGGACGCCCGACTATCTGTTGGATCGGGTGCGCGCGCTGGCGCTGGCGCTGCCGCAGGTGGACGAGGTGACGTCGCATGGAATGCCCTGTTTCGGGATCGAGAAGGGCAAGAAATTCGCCTATTTCACGCAGGATCATCATGGCGACGGCGTCCTTGCTATCATCGTCAAGACCAGCGCCCCCGAAGAACAGGCGATGCTGATCGAGAATGATCCCGACCTTTTTTACCGCCCTGCTTATTTCGGAACAGCCGGCTGGGTCGGGATCAGGCTGGATGGCGACGAGGTCGACTGGGATCATATCGCCGAACGGCTTGCGCGTAGCTGGCGCACGGTGGCGCCCAGAAAGCTGACCGGGCTGATGGATGCAGCGGACGCGTTTTAG
- a CDS encoding PH domain-containing protein, protein MTMREQGWLYDANPAMFRAHPVWFSLLLVSVIGWPVLGIWWVRHKGARLALSEQEILLERGLLSKQRTQIALSSIRSVRITQSFGQRLFDVGDVELFSAGDYAEIAIRAMPHPGRIRDLAAARSVTVLPPRPADSKS, encoded by the coding sequence ATGACGATGCGCGAACAGGGATGGCTCTATGACGCGAACCCGGCGATGTTCCGGGCGCATCCCGTCTGGTTCAGCCTGCTGCTTGTCTCCGTCATCGGCTGGCCTGTGCTGGGCATCTGGTGGGTCCGGCACAAGGGCGCGCGCCTTGCCCTTTCGGAGCAGGAGATATTGTTGGAACGCGGCCTCCTTTCCAAGCAACGCACCCAGATTGCACTGTCCAGCATTCGCAGCGTCCGCATCACCCAGAGCTTTGGCCAGCGGTTGTTTGACGTGGGCGATGTCGAACTGTTCAGCGCGGGCGATTATGCCGAAATCGCGATCCGTGCGATGCCGCATCCCGGCCGTATCCGCGACCTTGCCGCCGCCCGTTCGGTGACGGTCCTGCCGCCCCGTCCGGCAGATTCGAAGTCTTAA
- a CDS encoding AbrB/MazE/SpoVT family DNA-binding domain-containing protein → MNTPLKITKIGNSAGVILPKEVLAHLNVGIGETLSVVTTPRGIELSAVEPDFDAQMAAARAVMQRRKRALRELAK, encoded by the coding sequence ATGAACACGCCGCTCAAAATCACCAAGATAGGCAATTCTGCCGGAGTCATCCTGCCCAAGGAAGTGCTGGCGCATCTCAACGTCGGGATCGGCGAAACCTTGTCCGTGGTGACGACGCCGCGTGGCATAGAGTTGAGTGCGGTTGAACCCGATTTCGACGCACAGATGGCGGCAGCCCGCGCGGTTATGCAGCGACGCAAGCGGGCGCTGCGCGAACTCGCGAAATAA
- a CDS encoding type II toxin-antitoxin system death-on-curing family toxin gives MAQDWIWVTVEVAMAAHGEQIAEHGGGEGVRDAGLLDSAMARPINLAAYEEADAAALATAYAYGIARNHPFVDGNKRTAAVVSETFLALNGFTLTATDAELVVAFLALAAGDLSEEETAAWFRDHLAAE, from the coding sequence ATGGCACAGGATTGGATATGGGTCACTGTAGAGGTGGCCATGGCGGCGCATGGCGAGCAGATTGCCGAGCATGGCGGGGGCGAAGGCGTGCGCGATGCGGGCCTGCTGGACAGCGCGATGGCGCGACCTATCAACCTTGCCGCCTATGAAGAGGCGGATGCGGCGGCGCTGGCGACGGCCTATGCCTATGGCATTGCCCGCAACCATCCCTTTGTCGATGGCAACAAGCGGACAGCGGCGGTGGTCAGCGAAACCTTTCTCGCCCTCAACGGATTCACGCTGACGGCGACCGATGCCGAACTGGTGGTGGCGTTCCTCGCCCTCGCCGCCGGAGACCTGTCCGAGGAAGAAACCGCCGCCTGGTTTCGGGACCATCTAGCGGCGGAATAG